A region from the Medicago truncatula cultivar Jemalong A17 chromosome 6, MtrunA17r5.0-ANR, whole genome shotgun sequence genome encodes:
- the LOC112422824 gene encoding uncharacterized protein encodes MRGRRNSEDLEYDPEIEKTARANRRAVRLSNSVPPGTRTHILDPTLIETETTTPPPVITMEEGNPPAARPKLGDYGLANHRGRLTHVFRPANPVAFEIKASVQNGLKERQFDGTGTISPHEHLSHFAETCEFCVPPANVNEDQKKLRLFPFTLIGKAKDWLLTFPNGTIQTWEELELKFLEKYFPMSKYLDKKQEIASFRQGEGESLYDAWERFNLLLKRCPGHEFSEKQYLQFFTEGLTHSNKMFLDASAGGSLRVKTDHEVQILIENMASNEYRAEAKKKEGGVFGVSDTTSILANQAAMNKQIEILTKEVHAYQLSNKQQAAAIRCDLCGEGHPNGECVPEGASEEANYVNYQRKNPYSMNKHPNLSYSNNNTLNPLFPNPQQQQQQPRKPPGLEETMMNFMKMTQSNFEEMKKRQDLERKNNEASRKMLETQLGQLAKQLAEQNKGGFSGNTQENLKNETCNVIELRSKKVLTPLVPKVPNKVDENVVEVDEDVEDEEVVEKESDQGVVENEKKKKTEGEKTKKKKEEEGQFKKFMQLFSQLQVNIPFGDALDQMPVYAKFMKEMLTGRRKPKDDENISLSENCSAILQRKLPPKLKDLGAFTIPCSIGPVDIGRALCDLGASINLMPLSMMKNLGGGEPKPTRMTLTLADRSISYPFGVVEDLTCVLETQ; translated from the exons ATGCGAGGTAGACGTAATTCCGAAGACCTCGAGTACGATCCTGAAATCGAAAAGACTGCACGAGCCAACCGGAGAGCTGTCCGGTTGTCAAATTCAGTTCCACCGGGTACACGCACACATATACTAGATCCGACACTTATTGAAACTGAAACAACCACCCCTCCTCCGGTAATCACAATGGAAGAGGGTAACCCACCAGCAGCAAGGCCTAAGTTGGGAGATTATGGGCTAGCAAATCACCGTGGTCGCCTAACTCACGTGTTCCGACCTGCTAATCCTGTTGCTTTTGAAATCAAGGCATCAGTTCAGAATGGATTGAAGGAAAGACAGTTTGATGGTACTGGGACCATCAGCCCTCATGAACATCTAAGCCACTTTGCTGAAACTTGTGAGTTTTGTGTTCCTCCAGCAAATGTTAATGAAGACCAAAAGAAACTGAGGCTATTCCCGTTCACTTTAATCGGTAAAGCTAAAGACTGGTTATTGACTTTTCCCAATGGGACTATTCAAACATGGGAGGAATTAGAGCTTAAGTTTCTAGAGAAGTATTTCCCTATGTCCAAGTACTTGGATAAGAAGCAAGAAATAGCAAGCTTCCGGCAAGGTGAAGGTGAATCACTTTATGATGCTTGGGAAAGGTTCAATTTGCTTCTGAAGAGATGTCCAGGACATGAGTTTTCTGAGAAACAGTACCTCCAATTCTTCACTGAAGGATTAACTCATAGCAACAAAATGTTTCTAGATGCCTCAGCTGGAGGTAGTTTAAGGGTAAAAACTGATCACGAAGTTCAAATTCTGATTGAAAACATGGCCAGCAATGAGTACCGTGCTGAAGcgaaaaagaaagaaggagGTGTTTTTGGGGTAAGTGACACTACTTCCATACTAGCTAACCAAGCAGCCATGAATAAGCAAATCGAAATTCTGACCAAGGAGGTACATGCTTATCAATTGTCCAACAAACAACAAGCAGCTGCAATACGGTGTGATTTGTGTGGTGAAGGCCATCCTAATGGTGAGTGTGTGCCAGAGGGAGCTAGTGAAGAAGCCAACTATGTGAACTATCAAAGGAAAAACCCTTACTCCATGAATAAGCACCCTAACTTGAGTTACTCCAACAACAACACCTTAAATCCCTTGTTTCCTAAtccgcaacaacaacaacaacaaccaagaaaGCCTCCAGGTCTTGAGGAAACAATGATGAATTTCATGAAAATGACTCAAAGTAActttgaagaaatgaagaagcGTCAAGACCTTGAAAGGAAGAACAATGAAGCCTCAAGGAAAATGCTTGAAACACAGCTTGGGCAATTAGCTAAGCAGTTGGCTGAACAGAACAAAGGGGGATTCTCAGGAAATACTCAAGAGAACCTTAAAAATGAAACTTGCAATGTTATTGAGTTGAGGAGTAAAAAGGTTTTGACACCTTTAGTTCCAAAAGTTCCCAATAAAGTTGATGAAAATGTTGTGGAGGTAgatgaagatgttgaagatgaGGAAGTAGTTGAAAAAGAGAGTGATCAAGGTgtagttgaaaatgaaaagaagaaaaaaacagagGGAGAAAAAA CCaaaaagaagaaggaggaggaaggACAATTCAAGAAATTCATGCAACTCTTCTCACAACTTCAGGTGAATATTCCTTTTGGTGACGCTCTTGATCAAATGCCGGTGTATGCTAAATTCATGAAAGAAATGTTAACGGGGAGAAGAAAACCAAAAGATGATGAGAACATCTCTCTTTCCGAGAATTGTAGTGCTATTCTCCAAAGGAAACTTCCTCCTAAGCTTAAAGATCTTGGTGCTTTTACTATTCCTTGCTCCATTGGGCCGGTAGACATTGGAAGAGCTTTATGTGATTTAGGGGCAAGCATCAATTTGATGCCCCTTTCAATGATGAAGAATCTTGGAGGTGGAGAGCCAAAACCTACAAGAATGACTCTCACTTTAGCTGATCGGTCAATCTCCTATCCGTTTGGGGTGGTTGAAGAC ctgacatgtgtacttgaaaCCCAATGA